Part of the Debaryomyces hansenii CBS767 chromosome C complete sequence genome is shown below.
GGCCGCTAAGACCCTGAAGGTGATTGAACCAACGGATGAAGAAAGCAAATTAATCCACGAAATGTGGAAGTCCTCGAAGTCTTTGGAAGCTAAGAAGGACACCCCAAGAAACTTTTCATTCATGAAGGACACTAGTGTGTCGTCTACTTTATACATGCAACCACAATACAGAAACAGACACTCGTATATGATCTTTGGTGGTTACTTATTAAGGCAGTCTTTTGAATTGGCTTATTGTGCATCTGCTGCCTTTGCAAAGGCCGCTCCAAGATTTGTGTCGTTAGATTCCACCACTTTCAAAGCCCCTGTGCCAGTCGGCTCTGTTTTGTCTATGACCGCTACTGTTTCTTACACCGAACACATTCACGAAAAGGGTGTTCCATACAACGATACTCCTTTCGGGTTCTCGTTACCTGCaactaataaattatcatccAATCCTGAAGCCTTCTTATCAGAATGTGGTACATTGATACAAGTTAGAGTCGACACTACTATCAAGCATTTAGAAAGTACCGAAGCTAAAGAATCAGGCACTTTTATCTACTCCTTCTTCCTTCCAAAGGACTCTAAGGACGAGGAAGTTGACTACTGCTCAATTATGCCTCAAACATATTCCGAAATGATGGAATACGTCGAAGGTAGAAGAAGAGCTCAAGATACTGCTAATTTTGTTGACACTTTACCAGATACAAGTGCAAAGCCTAAACTTTAATTACACTCAAGTAGCTAACCCTAGTTTCTATTTTATCCTAATacatattctttaaatttaaattattatatcaattatatattatataaaaattacTAGTAGTACAAATCAGACTCACAAATGTGAGTTcataaattaaaaatagaGTAATAGTATAACCAAACACCCataaaaatcaaattaaaatatcattataaGAATAAAAGCATAATAAATGCAAAcattaaaatcaaattaagCCCAGAAACTTTTTCTCCCTAAGTCAAATGCAACAAATAGATAACTATTCGAAATATCAGTCCATATTAACATGAACCAGTCAGGAAATAAACCTAAACACTATCATCGTCATAATGAATTTGTGCAGTTTCACCCTCTAAGTCGATATTAGGCTCATGCGCAGATTCTCTCATGCTAGATTTTCTTGTAAAATCAACCAATTTTGCTTTGGTACTTAATGAAgcatttgaaattcttgGATTTTCAGAACTACTTCTCCCTAATGAAATGGCCGATAAGTTAGAACCCCTAATTGGGGAACTTTGCAAATCATATCCCATCTTTGGAGTATTTGCATTTGCATCATTAGCTAAGAAAGTGTCTGATGCTGGggaaattaaattatcgGTACTCGTGGATTGCACCCATTTTATTTCGCTGTTTGGATTTCTTGTTGCTTTGAATTCATCTGCGAAATCACCATGCTCGTTGTTTTGATTCACCAATTGCTGGTAGCTAGTAGGACCTGAAGTATTTCTTGATTCTTGAAAACGCGAATTTAAACTGGCAGTATCGTCGCCCAAGATATCATTCGTACGTATAATGGTTGCATCGGTGTGTGTATCATTTGTATCGTTTGAGTGGTCCTTCGAGTTTTCTTCAACCAAAATGTCTAAATCACTAGAGGGAGTTCTGGAATGTGCTGATACACCTCTCAGTAAACCATTGGCGGTTCCAACAATGTTTCCGTCACTAtccaatttttgaatattaccagattcttctcttcttaataatgcatttaaTGAACCATTACTTAAAAATTGTCCTGAACCATATGATGACCGATTAGAGTTCCTGTAGGAATTATCATCAACCAATCTAACTGAGAATAATTGCTCTGTGTTAACTGTACTCATAGAAGCATCTGATTGTCTGACATTATTATCCTTGGATAAGAGGGCCAGTCCTGCAACTGCACCTGTACCTGCACCTGCAGCTCCTATCATTCCTCCCTTTGCAATATCTGATTTATCATTAGCTCTCCAAGACTTAAGTGGCTTTTCAGATGCATCGAAGTACCTAGAATCATCACTGTATTCTGACTCAACGTGAGTAACCGATGAGGAAGTACTGTGGGCATCAGATGCTAATTTGTCTTTTTCatccaatttcaaaacattAAGGGCTGCTAATTGTTTGGCATTTTCGTCCCGATCATCTAAGTCAACGGTGGTACCAAATCCAGGACCAGTTAATTCAGGTGATCCACTTCCTGCTGCAACTCCTGCTGCAGCTCCTGTAGCAGCTCCTGTTGTTGCCTTTTCTTGATCAAAATCGTCCTCCTTcttattctttcttctcttaaGACAGCAGAAGAGAAGGATAAGTGCTGCAAGTGCAATCAAAAACAATGGAATTCCTACTCCAAGACCAATGGCTAGAGCCTTATGATCAACACCACTAGATTTATTATGTGCTACTGCTCCTGATGAACTGGTAGTTGATTCAGAAGTTGCAGAACTTGAAGCCCTACTACTGGAAGATCTTGACGAGCTTGACGaacttttcttctttgaaataccatcaatattgaaactCTTGGTTTCGCTATCATAGTCAGAAGAAGCAGCAACTTTAACCTTTACcttatccaaattatttggAGCTTTGCCGGAAAGGGTTCTGTTATCTTTATGATAAGTTAACCAGTCTGCATCATAATCAACTGAAATCtttgtattattataatcaGTGAACAAAGACTTTAAAAGTTCGTAACTGAAATATTCCCCTTTCGTTGCGTTGACGTCTTTTAAATCTTTGACTGTGAAAACGGACCCGATTGCATCAATCAGGTATGGCAAATCAACTGAATTCCCGTACTTATCTTCAACTATAATGGTAAAGTTATCGAATGTTGACTTGTCTGGGAAGATACCAGTTAATGTGAAgttatcttcattgaagGTTACATAATCAGGTAAATCCTCAGCATACACATTGGAAATGTTTGCGGTGGAAATGGCTTCCCCATCTAAGTAGACGTCTGATAAGATGGGCACATCTACTTCAATTTCACTTTCCAATGTACCGTTAAGTTTAATTGTTTCGTTTAATGAGGTACTCAATTGGTGGCCTCCGACAACTAATCTGAAAATACCTTCAGCACCTGCAAATCCATAGTAATCAGATGCGATGAAAGAAAATCCGTACTTAAAAGATGGGGCATTTTCTGAGGCAACATAAGGAACAGTTCCTGAGAAGGAAAGATCGTCTGAATTGAAGTCAATCCAGTTAGGTAAGGAACTTCTATCAGAAGATCTCCCGTAGTATGCCACAATTGGTCTACtagaatttgatgaagatttgaaaatatccGAATCAAACTTAATATCGAATTTGTCTCCTTCGTTAACCACAAGTCCATCGTTCCCATTTGTATAGCCATATTTGGCGATTTCAGTGAACATCACGTCGTCTGACGATAAATGTATTCCTTCGTCTTCAGAGACGATCATAGAATACTGATTAGACAACGTAGAACCGTCATCAGAGTCTGTACCCGTCAATgtaatattgaattcacCAGCATCTTTCTTTGAAGGTGTACCTGTGAACGTCCTCGACCCACCGTCAAAAGACATCCAATCTGGCAAGTTTGAAGCACTATAGCTCACCTCTCCGTCGGCCTTATAAGTAGTGTTGGCCATGGTAAACAAGTATGCCTCGTTCACTCGGGCAACGTTAGGCAATTGTTCATTTAATGGAAATCCAATATACACCGACCCGTACGATATTCTTATCAAATCTAGACAGAAGAATACTAACAAGTATAGCGTATTCATTCTTCCCTTATTTCTTGTACCTATAGTCTTAACACGATGTTATCCAATTTCTTTCCGTTG
Proteins encoded:
- a CDS encoding DEHA2C09218p (weakly similar to uniprot|P38928 Saccharomyces cerevisiae YIL140W AXL2 Integral plasma membrane protein required for axial budding in haploid cells) yields the protein MNTLYLLVFFCLDLIRISYGSVYIGFPLNEQLPNVARVNEAYLFTMANTTYKADGEVSYSASNLPDWMSFDGGSRTFTGTPSKKDAGEFNITLTGTDSDDGSTLSNQYSMIVSEDEGIHLSSDDVMFTEIAKYGYTNGNDGLVVNEGDKFDIKFDSDIFKSSSNSSRPIVAYYGRSSDRSSLPNWIDFNSDDLSFSGTVPYVASENAPSFKYGFSFIASDYYGFAGAEGIFRLVVGGHQLSTSLNETIKLNGTLESEIEVDVPILSDVYLDGEAISTANISNVYAEDLPDYVTFNEDNFTLTGIFPDKSTFDNFTIIVEDKYGNSVDLPYSIDAIGSVFTVKDLKDVNATKGEYFSYELLKSLFTDYNNTKISVDYDADWLTYHKDNRTLSGKAPNNLDKVKVKVAASSDYDSETKSFNIDGISKKKSSSSSSRSSSSRASSSATSESTTSSSGAVAHNKSSGVDHKALAIGLGVGIPLFLIALAALILLFCCLKRRKNKKEDDFDQEKATTGAATGAAAGVAAGSGSPELTGPGFGTTVDLDDRDENAKQLAALNVLKLDEKDKLASDAHSTSSSVTHVESEYSDDSRYFDASEKPLKSWRANDKSDIAKGGMIGAAGAGTGAVAGSALLSKDNNVRQSDASMSTVNTEQLFSVRLVDDNSYRNSNRSSYGSGQFLSNGSLNALLRREESGNIQKLDSDGNIVGTANGLSRGVSAHSRTPSSDLDILVEENSKDHSNDTNDTHTDATIIRTNDILGDDTASLNSRFQESRNTSGPTSYQQLVNQNNEHGDFADEFKATRNPNSEIKWVQSTSTDNLISPASDTFLANDANANTPKMGYDLQSSPIRGSNLSAISLGRSSSENPRISNASLSTKAKLVDFTRKSSMRESAHEPNIDLEGETAQIHYDDDSV